In the genome of Pseudobdellovibrionaceae bacterium, one region contains:
- a CDS encoding murein L,D-transpeptidase catalytic domain family protein, with translation MKKITLYKSSLLCLFSLMIFSLPLTYANALGGKKPTPTKSAISPKDHTVKTLPEGSKLALTPQSSFYKTYITWRDKLTLDPQVWDKVFLFLDKNHEKLDPKEVCLATDNKSNREKIRNLNCLVIVDYTKSKMEKRLHLVDLKDNKVHSVYTAHGKGSNIDGNEIDLTASRFSNTSGSLQTSLGFYLSAEPYNSYKDTFGPGPQNGIKLDGISCTNNNARKRYIVMHTAKYVPEEVTDEKSIGYSEGCITFTSAQKSLMHKCMHGALVYAHGN, from the coding sequence ATGAAAAAAATTACACTCTATAAATCTTCTCTCTTATGTCTTTTTTCACTGATGATCTTCTCTTTACCCCTTACCTATGCCAACGCATTGGGGGGTAAAAAACCCACTCCCACAAAAAGTGCCATATCTCCCAAAGATCATACCGTAAAAACCTTGCCTGAAGGATCAAAACTGGCTCTCACGCCTCAAAGTTCTTTTTATAAAACCTATATCACTTGGCGTGATAAACTCACTCTTGATCCTCAAGTGTGGGATAAGGTTTTTTTATTTTTAGATAAAAATCATGAAAAATTAGATCCCAAAGAAGTGTGTTTGGCCACTGACAATAAAAGCAATCGCGAAAAGATCAGAAATCTGAACTGTCTTGTGATTGTGGACTACACGAAAAGTAAAATGGAAAAGCGTTTGCACCTCGTAGATCTTAAAGACAATAAAGTGCACAGCGTTTACACAGCTCATGGCAAAGGTTCAAATATTGATGGAAACGAGATTGATCTTACAGCCAGCAGATTTTCCAACACCTCTGGTTCACTGCAAACTTCTTTAGGGTTTTACCTGTCCGCAGAACCTTACAACAGTTACAAAGACACCTTTGGCCCAGGCCCTCAAAACGGTATCAAACTGGATGGAATCAGCTGCACCAATAACAATGCTCGTAAAAGATATATTGTTATGCACACCGCTAAATATGTTCCCGAAGAGGTCACCGACGAGAAGTCCATTGGCTACAGTGAAGGCTGCATCACTTTCACCTCAGCGCAAAAGTCTCTGATGCACAAGTGCATGCACGGAGCTTTGGTATACGCTCATGGGAATTAA
- a CDS encoding sigma-54 dependent transcriptional regulator: MSLKHRILVVDDEESIREFLEIMLKKEGYSVTCAENGRVAKDILEKKSFDLVISDFQMPEMTGMELLKYVKDHYPQTIFMMITAFGTTESAVEAMKIGAYDYITKPFKIDEVRINIANALRSLSLEKENKTLKKELNREYNFQNLVGNTGEMHHIFDMIKRVASTPSNVLITGESGTGKEMIAKAIHYNGEFKNKPFVTVNCGAIPENLMESEMFGHKKGSFTGAVTDKEGLFEVANGGTLFLDEIGELPLSIQVKLLRALQERVIRRVGATEDQRIDVRIIAATNRDLQQMVNEGTFRQDLYYRLNVINIESPPLRSRVSDIPVLANHFLRKYNDRLGKSIQGISAEAMSILKSYAYPGNVRELENIIERTIALESGTSILPESLPPFVQTSEGRKLASTHEIEVTEEGIFLDKIIDQIEKELLIKAMHTAGGVKKRAAKLLNITFRSMRYRAKKHNLSDILDDLDHEDGEEEAV; this comes from the coding sequence ATGTCTTTAAAGCACAGAATTTTAGTAGTTGATGATGAAGAGTCTATCAGAGAGTTTCTTGAGATCATGCTAAAAAAAGAAGGTTATTCTGTGACTTGTGCCGAAAACGGCAGAGTAGCCAAAGATATTTTAGAGAAAAAGTCTTTTGATTTAGTAATTTCAGATTTCCAAATGCCAGAAATGACAGGTATGGAACTTTTGAAATATGTAAAAGATCATTACCCTCAAACTATCTTTATGATGATCACTGCCTTTGGAACTACAGAATCTGCGGTTGAAGCTATGAAAATTGGTGCCTACGACTATATCACTAAACCCTTTAAGATTGATGAAGTTCGTATCAATATTGCAAATGCTTTAAGAAGCTTATCTTTAGAGAAAGAAAACAAAACTTTAAAGAAAGAATTAAATCGCGAATATAATTTTCAAAACCTAGTTGGGAACACGGGTGAGATGCACCACATCTTTGATATGATTAAACGTGTGGCGTCTACTCCTTCAAACGTACTGATCACAGGGGAAAGTGGTACGGGTAAAGAGATGATCGCTAAGGCGATCCACTATAATGGGGAATTCAAAAACAAACCCTTTGTTACAGTCAACTGTGGTGCCATTCCTGAAAACTTAATGGAATCAGAGATGTTTGGTCACAAGAAAGGTTCATTTACAGGGGCTGTGACAGATAAAGAAGGTCTGTTTGAAGTGGCCAATGGTGGAACTCTGTTCTTAGATGAAATCGGGGAGTTGCCATTAAGTATCCAGGTTAAACTTTTAAGAGCTTTACAAGAAAGAGTGATTCGTAGAGTGGGTGCTACTGAAGATCAAAGAATTGATGTTCGTATTATTGCGGCCACCAACAGAGACTTACAGCAAATGGTCAATGAAGGAACATTTAGACAAGACCTTTATTATCGTTTGAATGTGATCAATATTGAGTCTCCTCCATTAAGAAGTCGCGTGAGTGACATCCCTGTTTTAGCTAATCACTTTTTAAGAAAGTATAACGACAGACTAGGTAAGAGCATTCAAGGTATAAGTGCAGAAGCTATGTCGATTTTAAAGTCTTATGCTTACCCTGGTAACGTGCGTGAATTGGAAAATATCATTGAGCGCACTATTGCTTTAGAGTCAGGAACATCCATTTTACCAGAAAGCTTACCGCCCTTTGTTCAAACTTCAGAAGGCCGTAAATTGGCGTCCACACATGAAATCGAAGTGACAGAAGAGGGTATATTTTTAGATAAGATCATTGATCAGATTGAAAAAGAACTTTTAATCAAAGCCATGCACACAGCTGGTGGGGTTAAAAAACGTGCCGCTAAACTTTTAAATATCACATTTAGATCTATGCGCTACAGAGCCAAAAAGCATAACTTGAGTGATATCTTAGACGACCTAGATCATGAGGACGGAGAAGAGGAAGCAGTATAG
- a CDS encoding ATP-binding protein has product MQNVINTPMPAKTATKGLYGLSFYSECIRIGYYLVAIVISLATQYIHPYFINSKVWMPVYMVIFCALIYHLTSLVFLQDKNFKKLERFSFFIDACFLALVIYITYYSYPVFTFLFLVNIGLCSVLYGRDTSLVLAGFTSVLYAVCFAKGNPSFSGLESVPFLFNIASFHIVALISGYLGELYLDKDKQLIKTKEDLVQLQSFSDVVVQNVGTGLITLNSENKISYYNQAAAHILPSKVTVGESLPVLERYFQKVSPKSKATFREEIEIKADDKIKYLEMINTYLPGNDVFESGWIVLLQDLTEVKNLEKELALKEKLAAVGQLAGGIAHEIRNPLASISGSVEMLQQTTKGLSPENDKLFSIIIKEIDRLNNLITEFLSFVRPEVRKADRTKIQDMVEDIFTLIKFNKEMIENVSLEYNFESCEILCDKGKLKQALLNIIVNAFQAVKDTPGAFVRGFGRVEGRFYIIEVSDNGLGIPKEILSKVFEPFYTTKAKGTGLGLAITHRIIEGHSGEIKVSSEVKKGTTFLIKLPID; this is encoded by the coding sequence GTGCAAAATGTGATCAACACTCCTATGCCTGCCAAAACTGCAACAAAAGGTTTGTACGGCTTATCTTTTTACTCAGAGTGTATTCGTATTGGATACTACCTTGTTGCCATAGTGATCTCTTTGGCAACACAGTACATCCATCCGTATTTTATTAACAGTAAAGTGTGGATGCCAGTGTATATGGTGATCTTTTGTGCGTTGATTTATCACCTCACTAGTCTTGTTTTCTTACAAGATAAGAACTTTAAAAAGTTAGAGAGGTTCAGTTTTTTTATTGATGCTTGTTTTTTGGCACTCGTTATTTACATCACCTATTACTCATATCCTGTATTTACATTTTTATTTTTAGTAAATATCGGACTGTGTTCAGTACTGTATGGGCGAGATACAAGTTTAGTGTTAGCGGGGTTCACTTCGGTGCTATATGCCGTGTGTTTTGCTAAAGGCAATCCCAGTTTTTCAGGTTTAGAGTCAGTTCCCTTTTTATTTAATATTGCCAGTTTTCATATTGTGGCTTTAATTTCTGGCTATCTAGGTGAACTTTACCTAGATAAAGACAAGCAGTTGATCAAAACGAAAGAAGACCTTGTGCAATTGCAGAGCTTTAGCGATGTTGTGGTCCAAAATGTGGGAACGGGTTTAATCACTTTAAACAGCGAGAATAAAATCTCTTATTATAATCAGGCAGCAGCACATATTTTGCCTTCTAAAGTTACTGTGGGTGAATCTTTACCGGTTCTTGAACGATATTTTCAAAAGGTATCTCCCAAGAGCAAAGCCACCTTTCGTGAAGAAATAGAGATCAAAGCTGATGACAAAATAAAATATTTAGAAATGATCAATACCTATTTGCCAGGAAACGATGTTTTTGAATCTGGGTGGATTGTACTGTTACAAGACTTAACAGAGGTCAAAAATTTAGAGAAAGAGTTGGCCTTGAAGGAAAAATTAGCGGCTGTGGGTCAACTTGCAGGTGGTATTGCCCATGAGATTAGAAATCCTTTGGCCAGTATCAGTGGTAGCGTGGAAATGTTACAACAAACAACAAAGGGCTTAAGTCCAGAAAACGACAAACTCTTTTCTATTATTATTAAAGAGATCGATCGTTTAAATAATCTGATCACTGAATTTTTAAGTTTTGTTCGACCAGAAGTGCGCAAAGCCGATCGAACCAAAATTCAGGATATGGTTGAGGATATCTTTACTCTCATCAAATTCAATAAAGAAATGATTGAAAATGTAAGCTTAGAATACAATTTCGAGTCTTGCGAGATTTTGTGCGATAAGGGCAAGCTTAAACAGGCTCTATTAAATATCATTGTGAATGCTTTCCAAGCTGTAAAAGACACTCCAGGGGCTTTTGTAAGGGGTTTTGGTCGAGTGGAAGGACGTTTCTATATTATTGAAGTGTCCGACAATGGTCTTGGTATCCCTAAAGAAATTTTATCTAAAGTTTTTGAACCATTTTATACGACCAAAGCCAAGGGTACGGGCTTAGGTCTGGCTATTACTCATAGAATTATCGAAGGTCATTCGGGAGAAATAAAAGTTTCATCAGAAGTGAAAAAAGGTACAACTTTTTTAATTAAGTTGCCGATAGATTAG
- a CDS encoding type II secretion system F family protein → MAKGKFSFQAKDNAGKLVTGVVEASSIAEARTLLRSQELSPINVRMSNDLFETRLTGGVSAKELQIFSRQFAVLIESGVPVVESLQSIADSIRNKKFKSAVLDIIRQVTAGRKLSEAMELYPGIFSKLYVNLIKAGESAGVLDEVLNRLAVYIEKSNALKAKVTGALWYPAITVLVAFAAIAVILIYVIPKMQTIFADQGQDLPALTQMVIDISQLLRDGWMYGLIVVVGTPIILYIYYSTPPGRFTVDGLLIRIPVLGSLLIKSCIARMSRTLATLLKAGVQLVEAVDIAAEVTGNAVVERDLKKSKDSIVQGRNFVDPLRKSSTIPLMVTQMIAIGEETGNIDLMLTKIADFYETEVEATADALTSLIEPLMIVFLGGTIGFLVIAMFLPIFNMAGAVTGG, encoded by the coding sequence ATGGCCAAGGGGAAGTTCAGCTTTCAAGCAAAGGACAATGCGGGTAAATTGGTCACGGGTGTGGTAGAGGCATCAAGCATTGCTGAAGCCCGAACTTTATTACGAAGCCAAGAGCTATCTCCGATCAACGTCAGAATGAGCAATGACTTGTTTGAAACACGCCTTACTGGTGGAGTTTCTGCCAAGGAATTGCAGATTTTCAGTCGTCAGTTTGCCGTACTGATTGAATCAGGTGTACCTGTTGTGGAGAGCTTACAAAGTATTGCTGACAGTATTCGTAACAAAAAATTTAAATCTGCGGTTTTAGATATTATTAGGCAGGTGACTGCGGGACGTAAACTGTCAGAAGCTATGGAGCTGTATCCAGGGATTTTCAGTAAGCTTTATGTGAATTTGATTAAAGCGGGTGAATCCGCAGGGGTGTTAGATGAAGTCTTAAACCGACTCGCGGTTTATATTGAAAAGAGTAACGCTTTAAAAGCCAAGGTCACAGGTGCTTTGTGGTATCCTGCTATTACGGTTTTGGTGGCCTTTGCAGCTATTGCTGTAATTTTAATTTATGTGATTCCTAAAATGCAGACCATCTTTGCCGATCAAGGACAAGACCTTCCTGCTTTGACCCAAATGGTGATCGATATCAGTCAGCTTTTAAGAGATGGCTGGATGTACGGGTTGATCGTAGTTGTGGGAACACCGATTATTCTATACATCTATTACAGTACGCCCCCTGGACGCTTTACGGTTGACGGTTTATTGATTCGCATTCCTGTTCTTGGAAGTTTATTGATCAAAAGTTGTATCGCCAGAATGTCTAGAACACTAGCGACCTTGTTAAAGGCAGGTGTTCAGCTTGTGGAAGCCGTGGATATTGCCGCCGAAGTAACAGGAAACGCAGTGGTAGAAAGAGACCTAAAAAAATCTAAAGATTCTATTGTACAAGGTCGTAACTTTGTCGATCCTCTTAGAAAGTCATCGACCATTCCTTTGATGGTGACACAGATGATTGCTATCGGTGAAGAGACGGGGAACATCGACTTGATGCTCACTAAAATTGCGGACTTTTATGAAACAGAAGTGGAAGCCACGGCAGATGCTTTAACCAGTCTGATTGAACCTCTGATGATTGTATTCTTGGGTGGAACCATTGGATTTTTGGTGATTGCGATGTTCTTACCGATCTTTAATATGGCAGGAGCCGTTACAGGAGGATAA
- the pilB gene encoding type IV-A pilus assembly ATPase PilB — translation MKSGAERVLLEKNLMPVEEVKRLRKLAADGKKSFLKVLLAEGKITEEEMQDLLSQRFKVPKLDLDRFEVKKEALGSLNPQVCRKYQVMPIAKAGGRKLILAMADPGDPFVIEDLSAVAQMRLEVVVATESAIERAINKYYVPTGDIDSFMNMMGEGGEATIAESDIIDADEDPDSEHSGTDSAIIKFVNKMLADAIYSGASDIHVEPYEKRVRIRYRVDGALVEKLEPPQGAASAIVSRIKIMSRLDIAERRRPQDGRLKVRMSQGKEIDFRVSVIPCLFGEKVVMRVLDSSGLNVDIATLGFHEDDLGVIKDIISRPQGMVLVTGPTGSGKTTTLYSFLDAMNRADVNISTAEDPVEYNLDGINQVQVHPDIGFDFASTLRSFLRQDPDIIMVGEIRDLETAQIAFKAASTGHLVLSTLHTNDSVGTVTRLVDMGIPSYVVSETVSLVIAQRLMKRICKFCIEPAQVPEKDLKMLGVSEDDLHLYQNLKRGKGCHQCNRTGYKGRIPVFEILQMTNEVRKSILNGDSPVDMKKRAVAEGTFHTLRMSALTRLRDGVSTVEEVLNCSVRDDEE, via the coding sequence GTGAAAAGTGGTGCGGAACGTGTGCTTTTAGAGAAGAACTTGATGCCTGTGGAAGAGGTCAAGAGACTTCGAAAGCTGGCAGCAGATGGTAAAAAAAGCTTCTTAAAGGTGCTTCTTGCTGAGGGCAAGATCACTGAAGAAGAGATGCAAGACTTGCTTTCTCAGCGATTTAAAGTGCCTAAACTGGATTTGGACAGGTTTGAGGTTAAAAAAGAAGCCCTTGGGTCTTTAAACCCTCAGGTGTGTCGTAAATACCAAGTGATGCCCATTGCAAAAGCAGGGGGGCGTAAGCTGATTCTGGCTATGGCCGATCCTGGTGATCCTTTTGTGATTGAAGATCTTTCGGCGGTGGCGCAAATGCGCTTAGAAGTGGTCGTGGCTACGGAGTCTGCTATTGAAAGAGCCATCAACAAATACTATGTGCCCACAGGTGATATTGATTCCTTTATGAATATGATGGGTGAAGGTGGTGAAGCCACTATTGCTGAATCAGATATCATTGACGCTGACGAAGATCCCGATAGTGAACATTCTGGTACAGACAGTGCCATTATTAAATTCGTAAATAAAATGTTAGCTGATGCGATCTACAGTGGCGCTTCAGATATTCACGTTGAGCCTTATGAAAAGCGCGTGCGCATACGTTATCGTGTGGATGGGGCTTTGGTTGAAAAGCTAGAACCACCTCAGGGAGCGGCTTCTGCGATCGTGAGTCGTATCAAAATTATGAGTCGTCTTGATATTGCGGAACGACGTCGACCTCAAGATGGGCGTTTAAAAGTTCGTATGTCCCAAGGTAAAGAAATTGACTTTAGGGTGAGTGTGATTCCTTGTCTTTTTGGTGAAAAAGTGGTGATGAGGGTGTTAGACTCTTCGGGTTTAAACGTTGATATTGCTACTCTGGGTTTCCATGAGGATGACCTAGGGGTTATTAAAGATATTATTTCTCGTCCCCAAGGGATGGTGTTGGTTACGGGTCCTACAGGAAGTGGTAAAACTACAACCTTGTATTCGTTCTTAGATGCTATGAACCGTGCGGATGTGAATATTTCTACAGCGGAAGATCCAGTGGAATACAACTTAGATGGGATCAATCAGGTTCAGGTGCATCCTGATATCGGGTTTGACTTTGCGTCCACTCTAAGAAGCTTTTTGCGTCAAGATCCAGACATCATCATGGTGGGGGAGATCAGGGACTTAGAGACAGCGCAAATTGCGTTTAAAGCCGCCTCAACAGGTCACTTGGTGCTTTCTACGCTCCATACGAATGACTCTGTGGGAACTGTGACTCGTTTAGTGGATATGGGGATTCCGTCTTATGTGGTGTCAGAAACGGTCTCTTTAGTTATCGCACAGCGTTTAATGAAGCGAATCTGTAAGTTTTGTATCGAACCCGCGCAGGTTCCAGAAAAAGATTTAAAGATGCTAGGGGTTTCTGAAGATGACCTGCATCTGTACCAGAACTTAAAACGCGGTAAAGGCTGTCACCAATGCAATAGAACAGGCTATAAAGGTCGAATTCCAGTTTTTGAGATTTTGCAAATGACAAACGAGGTGAGAAAATCCATACTTAATGGTGACTCACCTGTGGATATGAAGAAGCGAGCGGTGGCAGAGGGGACATTTCATACACTGAGGATGTCAGCACTCACAAGACTTCGCGATGGCGTATCAACGGTTGAGGAAGTACTTAACTGTTCGGTGCGTGATGATGAAGAATGA
- a CDS encoding bifunctional riboflavin kinase/FAD synthetase, translating into MKMLYSINEVCASLTDEPLALTIGNFDGVHLGHKALLKDLELAAQSYGLKSLVMTFSPHPRAILQPDHPFRNRLFSIEDLKEQMSQLHVDGLWIETFNKELSELAPEEFISKYLTPLNIKFLLVGHDFRFGKQRSGGLPQLLEWAKEKSVQIKVFNPYLENDQRVSTSLIRELLLQGKVEEVAHYLGRKFTLEGAIEHGHKVGQGMGFPTANINISAPILNGVYITEVGLEGKLYPAVTNVGLRPTVNTHWDILDRNVETYILGEDLDLYGKNLKVHFHTYLRPEKKFDSLEALRAQITKDVELAAQYFGLEPFQI; encoded by the coding sequence TTCTCTTACAGATGAGCCCCTTGCCCTGACCATAGGGAACTTTGATGGGGTCCATCTTGGGCATAAAGCGCTGTTAAAGGACTTAGAGCTTGCGGCCCAGAGCTATGGCTTAAAAAGCTTAGTCATGACCTTTAGCCCCCATCCCAGAGCCATTTTGCAACCCGATCATCCCTTTAGAAATCGACTTTTTTCAATTGAGGATCTCAAAGAACAGATGAGTCAGCTTCATGTAGATGGCTTGTGGATTGAGACTTTCAATAAAGAACTGTCAGAGTTGGCACCCGAAGAGTTCATCAGTAAATATCTGACTCCATTAAACATTAAATTTTTATTAGTGGGACACGATTTTCGTTTTGGAAAGCAGAGATCTGGAGGATTGCCTCAGCTGTTAGAATGGGCCAAAGAAAAGTCTGTTCAGATCAAAGTTTTTAATCCTTACCTAGAAAATGACCAGAGGGTTTCAACATCTTTGATTCGTGAGTTGCTGCTGCAAGGAAAAGTCGAAGAGGTAGCCCATTATCTTGGACGCAAATTCACCCTTGAAGGGGCCATCGAACATGGTCATAAAGTGGGGCAGGGAATGGGGTTTCCTACTGCGAATATCAACATATCGGCCCCCATTTTAAATGGTGTTTATATCACTGAGGTCGGGCTTGAGGGCAAGCTCTATCCTGCTGTCACCAATGTGGGGTTAAGACCCACGGTGAATACCCATTGGGACATTTTAGATCGCAATGTAGAGACCTATATTTTGGGGGAAGACCTTGATCTTTATGGGAAAAATCTTAAAGTTCACTTCCATACCTACCTTCGTCCTGAAAAAAAGTTCGACTCTTTAGAGGCTCTTCGGGCCCAAATTACTAAGGATGTTGAGCTTGCGGCCCAATACTTTGGACTTGAACCCTTCCAAATTTAA